CCTGCAGTTCGTTGCTCCCTGAGTTCGTTGCTTTAATAAACTTGCTTGCCCTCGACTTTCGTTGCTTTAATAAACTTGCTTGCCCTTGAGTTCGTTGCCTTAATAAACTTGCTTGCCCTTGAGTTCGTTGCTTTGATAAACTTGCTTGCCCTTGAGTTCGTTACTTTAATAAATTGTCTTGCCCTTGAGTTCGTTGCTTTGATAAATTGCTTGCCCTTGAGTGCGTTGCTTGGATAAACTTGCTTGCCCTTGAGTTCGTTGCTTGAATAAACTTGCTTGCCCTTGAGTTTGTTGCTTTGATAAACTTGCTTGCCCTTGAGTTCGTTGCTTTGATAAACTTGGTTGCCCTTGAGTTCGTTGCTTTAATAAACTTGGTTGCCCTTGAGTTCGATGCTTTAATAAACTTGGTTGACCTCGAGTTCGTTGCTTTCATAAACTTGCTTGCCCTTGAGTACGTTGCTTTCATAAACTTGCTTGCCCTCGAGTTCGTTGCTTTAATAAACTTGCTTGCCCTCGAGTTCGTTGCTTTAATAAACTTGCTTGCCCTCGAGTTCGTTGCTTTAATAAACTTGCTTGCCCTCGAGTTCGTGTCTTTAATAAACTTGGTTGCCCTTGAGTTCGTCGCTTTAATAAACTTGGTTGCCCTTGAGTTCGTCGCTTTAATAAACTTGGTTGCCCTTGAGTTCGTCGCTTTTATAAACTTGGTTGATATCGATTCAATGCTTTAATAAACTTGCTTGCCCTTGACTTCGTCGTTTTGATAAACTTACTTGCCCTCGAGTTCGTTGCTTTAATAAACTTGGTTGCCCTTGACTTCGTTGCTTTAATAAGCTTGGTTGCCCTTGACTTCGTTGCTTGAATAAACTTGCTTTCCCTTGAGTTCGGTGCTTGAATAAACTTGCTTTCCCTTGAGTTCGTTGCTTCAATAAACTTGCTTGCCCTTGAGTTCGTTGCTTTAATAAACTTGCTTGCCCTTGAGTTCGTTGCTTTACTAAACTTGCTTGCCCTTGAGTTCGTTGCTTTAATAAACATGCTTGCCCTTGAGTTTGTCGCTTTAATAAACTTGCTTGTCCTCGAGTTTGTTACCTTAATAAACTTGCTTGCCCTTGAGTTCGTTGCCTCAATAAACTTGCTTGCCCTTGAGTTCATTGTCTTAATAAACTTGCTTGCCCTTTAGTTCGTTACTTTAATAAATTTGCTTGCCCTCGTTCGTTTCTTTAATATACTTGCTTGCCCTCGAGTTCGTTGCTTTAATAAACTTGCTTGCCCTCGAGTTCGTGTCTTTAATAAACTTGGTTGCCCTCGAGTTCGTGTCTTTAATAAACTTGGTTGCCCTCGAGTTCGTGTCTTTAATAAACTTGGTTGCCCTTGAGTTCGTCACTTTAATAAACTTGGTTGCCCTCGAGTTCGTTGCCTCAATAAACTTGCTTGCCCTTGAGTTCGTTGCCTCAATAAACTTGCTTGCCCTTTAGTTCGTTACTTTAATAAATTTGCTTGCCCTCGTTCGTTTCTTTAATATACTTGCTTGCCCTCGAGTTCGTGTCTTTAATAAACTTGGTTGCCCTCGAGTTCGTGTCTTTAATAAACTTGGTTGCCCTTGAGTTCGTCACTTTAATAAACTTGCTTGCCCTTGAGTTCGTTGCCTCAATAAACTTGCTTGCCCTTGAGTTCGTTGTCTTAATAAACTTGCTTGCCCTTTAGTTCGTTACTTTAATAAATTTGCTTGCCCTCGTTCGTTTCTTTAATATACTTGCTTGCCCTTGAGTTCGTTGCTTTAGTAAACTTGCTTGCCCTTGAGTTCATTGCTTTAATAAACTTGCTTGCCCTTGAGTTCGTTGCCTCAATAAACTTGCTTGCCCTTGAGTTCGTTGTCTTAATAAACTTGCTTGCCCTTTAGTTCGTTACTTTAATAAATTTGCTTGCCCTCGTTCGTTGCTTTCATAAACTTGCTTGCCCTTGAGTTCGTTGCTTTAATAAACTTGCTTGCCCTCGAGTTCGTTGCTTTAATAAACTTGCTTGCCCTCGAGTTCGTTGCTTTAATAAACTTGCTTGCCCTCGAGTTCGTTGATTTAATAAACTTGCTTGCCCTTCGGTTCGTTGCTTTAATAAACTTGCTCGCCCTTGAGTTCGTTGTTTTAATAAACTTGCTGGTCCTTGAGTTCGTTGCTGTCATAAACTTGCTTGCCCTTGAGTTTGTCACTGTAATAAACTTGGTTGACCGTGAGTTCGTTGCTTTATTAAACTTGGTTGCCCTTGAGTTCGTCGCTTTAATAAACTTGGTTGACCTCGAGTTCGTTGCTTTAATAAACTTGGTTGCCCTTGAGTTCGTCGCTTTTATAAACTTGGTTGACATCGATTCAATGCTTTAATAAACTTGCTTGCCCTTGACTTCGTCGTTTTAATAAACTGGCTTGCCCTCGAGTTCGTTGCTTTAATAAACTTGGTTGCCCTTGATTTCGTCGTTTTAATAAACTTACTTGCCCTCGAGTTCGTTGCTTTAATAAACTAGGTTGCCCTAGAGTTCGTTGCTTTAATAAACTTGGTTGCCATAGAGTTCGTTGCTTTAATAAACTTGTTTGCCCTCGAGTTTGTTGCTTTAATAAACTTGCTTGCCCTTGAGTTCGTTGCTTTAATAAACTTAGTTGGCCTTGAGTTCGTCGCTTTAATAAACTTGGTTGACCTTGAATTCGTCGCTTTAATAAACTTGCTTGCccctgagttcgtaactgcaatgaactcggctgcccctgagttcgtaactgcaatgaactcggctgcccctgagttcgtaactgcaatgaactcggctgcccctgagttcgtaactgcaatgaactcggctgcccctgagttcgtaactgcaatgaactcggctgcccctgagttcgtaactgcaatgaactcggctgcccctgagttcgtaactgcaatgaactcggctgcccctgagttcgtaactgcaatgaactcggctgcccctgagttcgtaactgcaatgaactcggctgcccctgagttcgtaactgcaatgaactcggctgcccctgagttcgtaactgcaatgaactcggctgcccctgagttcgtaactgcaatgaactcggctgcccctgagttcgtaactgcaatgaactcggctgcccctgagttcgtaactgcaatgaactcggctgcccctgagttcgtaactgcaatgaactcggctgcccctgagttcgtaactgcaatgaactcggctgccccctGAGTTCCTAACagcaatgaactcggctgccccctGAGTTCCTAACagcaatgaactcggctgccccctGATTTCCTAACagcaatgaactcggctgcccccgagttcgtaactgcaatgaactcggctgcccccgagttcgtaactgcaatgaactcggctgcccccgagttcgtaactgcaatgaactcggctgcccccgagttcgtaactgcaatgaactcggctgcccccgagttcgtaactgcaatgaactcggctgcccccgagttcgtaactgcaatgaactcggctgcccccgagttcgtaactgcaatgaactcggctgcccccgagttcgtaactgcaatgaactcggctgcccccgagttcgtaactgcaatgaactcggctgcccccgagttcgtaactgcaatgaactcggctgcccccgagttcgtaactgcaatgaactcggctgcccccgagttcgtaactgcaatgaactcggctgcccccgagttcgtaactgcaatgaactcggctgcccccgagttcgtaactgcaatgaactcggctgcccccgagttcgtaactgcaatgaactcggctgcccccgagttcgtaactgcaatgaactcggctgcccccgagttcgtaactgcaatgaactcggctgcccccgagttcgtaactgcaatgaactcggctgcccccgagttcgtaactgcaatgaactcggctgcccccgagttcgtaactgcaatgaactcggctgcccccgagttcgtaactgcaatgaactcggctgcccccgAGTTCATGAACTCGGCTGCCCCCGAGTTCATGAACTCGGCTGCCCCTGAGTTCCTAACagcaatgaactcggctgccccctGAGTTCCTAACagcaatgaactcggctgccccctGAGTTCCTAACagcaatgaactcggctgccccctGATTTCCTAACagcaatgaactcggctgcccccgagttcgtaactgcaatgaactcggctgcccccgagttcgtaactgcaatgaactcggctgcccccgagttcgtaactgcaatgaactcggctgcccccgagttcgtaactgcaatgaactcggctgcccccgagttcgtaactgcaatgaactcggctgcccccgagttcgtaactgcaatgaactcggctgcccccgagttcgtaactgcaatgaactcggctgcccccgagttcgtaactgcaatgaactcggctgcccccgagttcgtaactgcaatgaactcggctgcccccgagttcgtaactgcaatgaactcggctgcccccgagttcgtaactgcaatgaactcggctgcccccgagttcgtaactgcaatgaactcggctgcccccgagttcgtaactgcaatgaactcggctgcccgTAACTGCAATGAACTTGGCTGCCCTCTGAGTTCCTAACAGCAATGAAATCGGCTGCCCCCGAGTTTGTAACTGCAATGAAATCGGCTGCCCCCGAGTTTGTAACTGCAAAGAACTCGGCTGCCCCCGAGTTTGTAACTGCAAAGAACTCGGCTGCCCCCGAGTTTGTAACTGCAAAGAACTCGGCTGCTGCCCCCGAGTTTGTAACTGCAAAGAACTCGGCTGCCCCCGAGTTTGTAACTGCAAAGAACTCGGCTGCCCCTGAGTTTGTAACTGCAAAGAACTCGGCTGCCCCTGAGTTtgtaactgcaatgaactcggctgcccctGAGTTtgtaactgcaatgaactcggctgcccctGAGTTtgtaactgcaatgaactcggctgcccctGAGTTtgtaactgcaatgaactcggctaCCACTGActtcgtaactgcaatgaactcggctaCCACTGActtcgtaactgcaatgaactcaGCTGCCCCttgagttcgtaactgcaatgaactcgggtccccccccctttttcctAACAGCAATGAATTTGGCTGCCCCCTAGTTCGTAATTTCAATAAACTCGGTTGCCCCTGTGTTTACAACTTCGATAAACTCCATTGTCGTAAAAATCGTATTTTCATTAAACACACTCATCCATGAGATTGTTACTTCGATAAACTATCATCCTTGTGTTTATAACTTCAATACACTTGGTTGACGTTGAGTTCGTATTAAATAATTTCCATATAGTCCCCCGTGAGTAAAAAGTTATTTTCCTCAAAAATCAGTCTTACATTCCCTCCCCCTAGTGATCAACCCTATATCAATTAATGTTTTATGAATTCCcataaatgaaaattactttttggAGTGTTAACTCATTTTTGACGAGTTATCTACGTATGTGAAAGGAATCCTAAGGGTAATGGATATTATCTGCACATTGACATAATCTTtgttttaatatttaaagtaaGACTGTAGCGGTGGCTTCGTGTGTAGAAGGATGTTTCCGGTTGTGGCACCCTCCATTTGATACGTAAACAGCATTCCACTACTCAGATCATAAGCGTTACAAGTAAGCTACTTACGAAACGGGATTGCAGTCGCTGTGATACTTTTCCATAACGGCTTACATTTACAACAAGGTTATACTC
The nucleotide sequence above comes from Palaemon carinicauda isolate YSFRI2023 chromosome 2, ASM3689809v2, whole genome shotgun sequence. Encoded proteins:
- the LOC137616521 gene encoding MICAL-like protein 2, translating into MKSAAPEFVTAMKSAAPEFVTAKNSAAPEFVTAKNSAAPEFVTAKNSAAAPEFVTAKNSAAPEFVTAKNSAAPEFVTAKNSAAPEFVTAMNSAAPEFVTAMNSAAPEFVTAMNSAAPEFVTAMNSATTDFVTAMNSATTDFVTAMNSAAP